The genomic DNA ATCTTAGTGTGTTTTCTGGCCACCGGCTCGCTGGCAGGTTGCACGACCAAAACACCGCAGCAGAAAAAAACGGCCCATCTCAAACGTAAAAGCAAGCTCGGCAACCTGCCCTGCCCCTGCGACTCTAATTAATCCTGTTTACCTGTAAATAATGAAGAAGATAGTAATCGCGTTAGACGGCCATTCCTCGTGCGGTAAAAGTACCACAGCCAAAAGAGTGGCAGCAGAACTCGGCTACGCCTACATCGATACCGGCGCCATGTACCGGGCGGTTACCTTATACTTTCTTCAAAACCACGTTTCGCTCACAAACCCCAAAGAGATAAACGACGCCCTGCAGCACATCGATATCTCGTTTCATTATAACCCAAAAAACGGCCGTAACGAAACCTACCTCAATGGCCTGAACGTGGAAGACGAGATCCGCAAAATGTATATCTCCAACCAGGTGAGCGAAGTGAGCGTAGTGCCTGAAGTGCGCCATGCCATGGTAGCCCAGCAACAAAAGATGGGCCGCAAACGGGGCGTGGTGATGGACGGGCGCGATATAGGCACGGCTGTTTTTCCGGATGCGGAAGTGAAAATATACATGACCGCGGATGTGGATACGCGTGCCCGCCGCCGGCAGATGGAGTTATTGGAAAAGAGCCAACTCGTAAACCTGGAGGAAATCCGGGCGAACCTGCAGAAGCGCGACCACATCGACTCTACCCGCAAGGAGAGCCCGCTGCGCCGCGCCGAAGATGCCGACCTGCTCGATACCTCGTACATGACGGTAGACGAACAGGTAGATTTTGTGCTGCAAAAAGTTGCTTCCAAGATACTGGAAGAAGCCCATGCAGTTAAACGGAACGAAGCGTAAGACATGAACATTACGATAGACAAAAATTCAGGCTACTGCTTTGGCGTTGAGTTCGCCATCCAGATGGCCGAGGATGAAATGGAAACCTGCGACGAGCTGTATTGCCTCGGCGATATTGTACACAATGGCATGGAGGTGCAACGCCTCTACGAAAAAGGCCTCCGCATTATTGACCGTCAGCAGCTCGAAGAGTTGCATGATTGCAAGGTGCTGATCCGGGCGCACGGCGAGCCGCCTGAAACTTACCGCGTAGCGCTGGAAAACAATATCGAGCTCATCGATGCCTCCTGCCCTGTGGTGCTGAAGCTGCAGAACCGCGTAAAGCACGCCTTCGACAGCAAGCGCAACGACAATGGCCAGATCGTGATCTACGGGCAGGTGGGGCATGCCGAAGTGATCGGCCTGGCCGGACAGACCCGCGACGAAGCCATCATCGTCACCACCGAAGCCGACCTGGATAAAATTGATTTCAAACGGCCCGTTACGCTCTTTAGCCAGACCACCAAGAGCACCAAAGGCTTTTACCACATCAAGGCTTTAATTGAGGAACGCATCCGGCAGGCGAACCAAGACAGCACGCTACCCGACTTTGACGCCAACGACAGCATCTGCCGCCAGGTATCGAACCGCGAGCCGCAACTGGCCCGCTTTGCCACCGAGCACGACGTGCTGGTTTTTGTAAGCGGCAAAAAAAGCTCTAACGGTAAGGCGCTCTACAGCGTATGCAAGCAGCATAACCCCAACAGCTACTTTATCGAGAACGAAGAAGAGCTGGAGCGGGCGTGGTTTGCCAATGCCCAAAGCGTGGGTATCTGCGGCGCCACCTCTACCCCCATGTGGCTCATGGAGCAGGTAGCCAGGGGTATTGCCGCTTTCGATACGGCCGCCGTTCAGTAAACGCAGCGCTTATACTATACAGCAATTTTGCTACATTTAGGCTTTGCTCCGGCAAAGCCTTTTTTGTGACTTCACCCAATGAAACGATTATTCCGCTATTTTTTGAACGGGCTGCTGATCATGGCGCCTATTACGATTACGATCTGGATCGTGGTGGCCGTGATCGACTGGCTCGATTCCCTTTTTGCCCTCGGCATACCGGGGCTGGGCATCCTGCTGATGGTGCTGCTGCTTACGCTGGTGGGCTTTATCGGCTCTTCCTTTTTTGTAAAGCCTTTCTTCATCATCATGGAGCGCATGCTAACCAAAGTGCCGCTGGTGAGCATTATCTATACAAGTATAAAAGACCTGTTTGATGCCTTTGTAGGCGATAACCAGAAGTTTAACAAGCCGGTGCTGGTAAAGATGGCGGAAGACTCGGATAACCTGAAACTGGGTTTTGTAACGCAGGACGCGCTGACAAGTATAATGATCGAGGACAGGGTGGCGGTATACTTTCCGCACTCTTATAACTTCTCGGGGGAGCTGTTTCTGATCCCGGCCCGAAACGTAACCTACCTGGACCTGCCAAGCAGCGAAGTGATGAAATTTATCGTATCAGGCGGCGTTTCTAAACTTTAAGGAGTTAGAAAGTTAGAAGGTTATAAAGTTAAAAAGTGATAAAAAATGATTTATACTTTGCCTTTCCTAGCGCAAGCGTCCGCTTGTGCCTCCCTGTTTTGAACCAGTAGCTTTGGTAACTTGCAGACTGGGCACAAACGGACGCTAACGTCAGAGTGCGTATAAAACTGAGTGCCTTCAACTCTCTAACTTTCTAACCTTCTAACTTTCTAACTTCCCAACTTTCTAACTTCCCCAATTGCCTTACCTGCTCCATAACCGATCCAAGCTCCACTACCGCGTTATCGGGCACGGCAGCCGGGTATTGCTGGCCTTTCATGGGTATGGGCAGAGCAGCGCCTATTACCAGCCAATGGAGAAAGCACTAGGCAGCGAGTACACGATCTACGCCTTCGACCTGTTCTTTCATGGGCACAGCCAGCTGCACAAGCATACCACGCCGCTTACCAAGGATTTGCTGCAGGCCTTTATAACGCACTTTTTAGACAAGTATAAAGTGGAGCGGTTCTCAGTAATGGCCTTTAGTATGGGCGGTAAGTTTGCCCTCACGCTGGCAGAGCGCATGCCCGAGCGCCTCGAGGAGCTGTTTCTGATCGCCCCGGACGGCATCAGCACCAGTTTCTGGTACAACATTGCCACCTATCCTGGTTGGTTGCAGCAGCTCTTTAAGCGCACCGTGCTCAAGCCGGCGCCTTTCTTTACGCTGCTCCAGGTGCTGGGCAAGTATAACCTGGTGCACAAAAGCCTGGTGCGCTTTGCCCGTTTCCAGATGGATACCACCCCCAAACGCCTGCGCATCTACCGCAGCTGGATCGGCTTCCGTAACCTGTCCTTCGATATCCGCAACATTGTGGCGCAACTCAACAGGCACCAGGTGCCGGTCACCATGTTTCTGGGGGAGTTCGACCAGGTTATTTCGCCCCGGCGCGTGGGCGTTTTCGTAAAGGCGCTGACACATGGCAAGCTGGTGCTACTAAAAACGGGCCATACCCATTTGCTGCAGGAAGTAGCAGAGCTGCTGCACCGCAAACGCTCCGGAAATAACTAACACCATAGCCCACTTTATACTTCTCCGGCAGCCCTGTTCCCGCAGCATCCCGACAACATTGTATTTTTGTTGTAGTATACATAGCTTACAGTTCCGAAGCCCTGCCTGCAACAGGCACGGCTAGAGCTAAAAGCTATACTTTGTCGTCCTTCAATTTCAAACGATCACTTTATGAAAAAACATTCTGGCCTCATCCTGTCCTTTATTACGATGATGGTTGTCAGCGTCGGCTGCTCAAGCAACGATACGTCTAACAAAGAGGAAGCTACTGCTAACAAAGAAGAAGTTACTAAAACCGGCCCAACGGAAAACCAGCAGGCCGAAACCGAGGAGCCAGCCGTAAGCCTGCCTTCGGGCCCTGTGGATAAAGACCTGGAGCGCATCAAACTGCCCGCTGGTTTCCGCATTGATTATTATGCCAAGGATGTGGAAAATGCCCGCTCCATGGCCATGAGCCCGTCCGGTATTCTGTTTGTGGGCACGCGCAGCAACGACAAGGTGTTTGCCGTGATCGACAAGGATAAAGACGGTAAAGCAGACGAAGTGGTAGTGGTAGCCTCAGGGCTGAACACGCCCAACGGAGTGGCCCTGAAAGACGGTGATCTTTATGTGGCCGAGATCAACCGCATCCTCCGGTACCGGGACATCGAAAACACGTTCCGCAACAAACCCAAGTTTGAGGTAGTGAACGACAAGTTTCCGAGCGACGAGCACCACGGTTGGAAATACATCGCCTTCGGGCCCGATGGCAAATTATACGTGCCGGTAGGAGCGCCCTGCAACATCTGCAAATCTGAAAAGCCTATCTACGCCTCCATTACCCGCATGAATGCCGATGGTACCGGGCTGGAAGTATACGCGGCAGGCGTGCGCAACAGTGTGGGCATGGACTGGAACCCGGCTACCAAAGCTTTATACTTTACCGACAATGGCCGCGACATGCTGGGCGATAACACTCCGCCCGACGAGCTGAACCGCGCCACAGAAAAAGGCCAGAACTTTGGCTACCCCTACTGCCATGCCGGTACTATTTCAGATCCGGAGTTTGGCAAAGAGCACGACTGCAGCGAGTTTGTAAAGCCTGTCAGAACCCTGAGCCCGCACGGCGCCTCGCTGGGGCTTAAATTCTATACCGGCAACATGTTTCCGGCCGAGTATAAGAACCAGATCTTTATTGCCGAGCACGGCTCCTGGAACCGCTCGCAAAAGATCGGCTACCGCCTGATGCTGGCCCGCCAGGACGCAAACGGCAATGTGACCAGCTATGAGCCTTTCGCGCAGGGCTGGCTGGAAGGCCAGAAGGAGTGGGGCCGCCCGGTAGATGTGCTCGTGATGAAAGACGGCTCGCTGCTGGTGTCTGATGATGCCAACAATGCCATCTACCGCATCACGTATTCTAAATAAAACATGTCTGAATAAAGTATGAATGCTGACTTATGATCCGGGTGGCTTCCACCGCAATTCATAATTCAGCATTCATATTTGATAATTACCCCCTATCTTTAACCTCTGATGAAAGAGGAAAACAGTAAAAAATCAAAACCTGTAAGAAAGGTGATCGGGCGGCGGGAGCTTGTTTCTTTTCCCGAGCTCGATATTGATGAAATTGAGGCCAAGATTGATACCGGCGCGTATACGTCAGCTATTCACTGCTCTGATATTCAGGAGGAAGTACTGGCTGACGGCACCCGCATCATCAGCCTGGATTTGCTGGACCCCTCTCATCCGCAGTATAACCACAAGCGGCTGCATTTTGCCGAGTATAACCTGCGCGCTATAAAGAGCTCTTTCGGCGAGGTGCAGGAGCGGTTCGTGATCCGGACCAGGATCAAGTTTTTTGAAGAAGAGATTGAAGCAGAGTTTTCCCTCTCAGACCGTAGCGACATGAAGTACCCGGTGCTGATCGGGCGCAAGTTGCTCCGGGGGCGCTTTGTGGTGGATGTGGCCCGCAAGAATGTTGCCCGCAAGTATAAAATCAAACAGAAAAAGAAATAAACAGCCTATATGAAGATCGCTATTCTCTCCCGTAACCCAAAGCTCTATTCTACCCGCCGGTTGGTAGAAGCAGCCGAGCAACGGGGGCATCAGGCTATCGTACTCGACCACTTGCGTTGCGACCTTGTTATTGAGCAGGGCGACCCGCACATTTTATATAAAGGCGAGCGCCTTACCGGTGTAGACGTAATTATTCCGCGCATTGGCGCCTCGGTTACGTTTTATGGCACAGCCGTGGTGCGCCAGTTCGAAATGATGAAAATAAAAAGCGCCGTGGACTCACAGGCCATTGTGCGCTCGCGCGATAAGCTGCGCTCGTTCCAGATTCTGGGCAGGGCCAAGCTGGGTATGCCCAAAACAGCCTTTACTAACTACTCTAAAAACACCTCGGAGCTGGTAAGAGAAGTAGGTGGCGCGCCGCTGGTGATCAAACTGCTGGAAGGCACGCAAGGCCTTGGCGTGGTGCTGGCAGAAACGCAAAAAGCCGCCGAGTCGGTGATTGAAGCCTTTCATAACCTCAAAGCCCGCATTATTGTGCAGGAATTTATCTCCGAAGCCGGTGGTGCCGATATCCGGGCGTTTGTAGTGAACGGCGAAGTGGTGGGCGCCATGAAGCGGCAGGGCAAAGAAGGCGAGTTTCGTTCTAACCTGCACCGCGGCGGCAAAGCCATGCTCATCAAACTAACGCGACAGGAAAAAGCGGCCGCTCTGCTGGCTGCCAAATCGCTGGGCCTGGGTATAGCCGGGGTAGACATGCTGCAGTCCAAGCGCGGGCCGCTTATCCTGGAAGTGAACTCCTCGCCGGGACTGGAAGGCATCGAAAAGGCTACTCAGAAAGATATTGCCGCCAAAATTATCCAATATGTAGAAGGGCTTGCCCAGCGGAAGTCTAAAAAGAGCGTACAGGAATAGCATGCCCGAAACGATCGTTATCAACGGCAAAAGCATTGACCGGGGTGAAAAGGTGCTCACCAAGCTGGTGATCAGCAAGTTGCCCAGCGGTACCGTGATCGAGATCCCGGTTTATGTGTTCCGCTCGGTGCACGATGGCCCGGTGGTATTGCTGATGGCTGGCATGCACGGCGACGAGGTAAATGGCACCGAGATCATTCGCCGGATGCTTTCCAAAAAGATGCTCTACCCGCTCAAAGGCACCATCATTGCCATTCCCATACTTAATATTTACGGCTTTCTGAATTTCTCGCGCGAGGTGCCCGACGGCAAAGATGTGAACCGCAGCTTTCCGGGTAACCGCGATGGCTCGCTGGCCAGCCGTGTGGCGCACCGCTTTATGAAAGAGATCATGCCCTACGTGGATTATGGCCTGGACTTTCATACCGGTGGTTCGAGCCGCGCCAATTACCCGCAGATCCGGTGTGTGCTCAACGATTTTAAGAACGAGGAACTGGCCCGTGCCTTTGCGCCCCCGTTTATTCTGAACGCCGCTTACCGGCAGGGATCGCTGCGCAAGGAAGCGGCAAAATTAAACAAGCCTATTCTGGTGTATGAGACCGGCGAGAGCCTGCGCTTTGATGAAAATGGCATTGCCCTGGGAATTGAGGGCACCTGCCGGGTGTTGCACCACCTGGGCATGACGGCAAACCGCGCCACCCCCTTGGGCCCGCCGGTGATGTGCATGAAAGATCTTTGGTTGCGGGCCAAGAACGCCGGCCTTTGGCGCAGCTTTGTACCGCTGGGCGGGTACGTTAAAAAGAATCAGTACATCGGCAGCATCACCGACCCCTATGGCGAAATGGAAGTACGCCTGAACGCCCCGGCTACCGGATACGTAGTAGGGCTGCAGAACATGCCGGTAGTCAACCAGGGCGACGCACTGATGCACATTGCGTTTTGAGGGGTTGAATTGCTGGTTGTTAGTTGTTTATTGCTGTATTGTTTAATGGTTAAATTGCTGGGGTGTTGTATGAACCCGAGCTGGCGCAAGTGTTCAGCGCAGCGTTACTTGTGCCTTCGTATGGGGAAAGTCTTCATACTTGCGTGAGCCATACTTTATACTTCTCTGCTCGTTCGGGTTTGCAAACCGAGAGTATGTTGTTACAAGGATTTGTAATCCGGCTTTATACTTACCGCTGCATTTACACTTGCTGCTAAACCGGAATATAAAAAGAGAGGCCCCGCTACAAGTATAGCGGGGCCTCTCTTTTTTATCTAATTATTGATTCAACAATCAACAATTTAGCCATTCAACAATTCAACCTTTAGAACACATAGCGTACGTGCAGGGCGGTATCCCAGAAGCCGCCACCACGCGGTATGTTGATGTAAGGCTTCACGTCGGCACCAATGGTGAACGGAATGTCGCGGATGTAATATTCCAGGCCCAGTACGCCGTCTACCCCTACACCCATCACGTTGTCATCGTAGTAGCGGTCATGCTTGCGGTCATAATAGTAATGGCCGTCGTAAAAGCCGATGTGGCCACCCAGGCCATAGTACCATTGCAGGCCGCTTGTGTTAAAAGCCTGTGCATGCTTTTCGTATAGCACGGTGATAACGGTGCCTCTATACTTGAAGCTGGTGCTGATGATGCCTTCGATGGCAGCATCGCTCTTAATAAAATGCTTGATGGTAAGGCCCGAGGCTGCACCACCTCTTAAACCGATACCGGTGCTGTAACCACTCTGCGCCCGGGCACTTAAAGCTACTGAAAGCACCAGCATGAGGGCAAATAAACTGCGGAAAAGTATTTTCATGAACGTTATAAAGGGTTAAAAGTGCGTTGGCCGCAGCTGTGAGATATGCCTTGGCTACTACAAAATTAAAACTTCTAACGAAGTATCCTGCTTTTATTGTACCGCTGATTTACTTTTTGCTTTCGGCTTTGTAGTCCTGCAGGTAAATGGTTTTGCCGGTGCGCCGCCCGATGAGCTTGAAGAACGAGATAAACTGCTGCTTATCAAGGGAGAGGGCTTTGGCAAAAGGGTCCTGCTTGTGCTGGTGCTCAAAATCCTGGATATATTGCTTTCGGACCAGTTCGGCGCCATCGAGTGCCTGTGCCACTTCTACCTGTACCAGGCCTGTTTTCTCCCATAGCTTGCGCCACCAGCTTATCGTATGTATAAAGTACCAGTAGTGCTGGTAATCCTGCTGCAGGAAAGCGGGCACCTGGTCCAGGGTTTCTATCTCGGAGGTAAAGCATACATCGGCAATGGCAATGCGCCCTTCGGGTTTCAGAAAACGGCAGATGTAGGGCAGGTATTTCTCGTCGGTACCAAAGTACGTATAGGAGTCCACCACGATCACGGCATCGAAGTATTCCTCGGCAAAAGGCAGGGCGCGGGCATCCGCCTCCAGCGGAATGACCTGCTGCTGGCAACCTGCCGCGCAGATACGCGCATAGTTGTCGGAGGCAGAGATAGCCTCATCCACCGCCCACACGGTTACCCCGAACTCTTTGGCCAGAAAGATGGAGCTGATAGCTTTGCCGCAGCCCAGGTCCAGCACGCGCATGCCGGGTTTCAGAGGAAGGTCTTTGGTCAGGCTTTCCAGGTTCAGAAGTACGTTCTCGCCCATCGAGTGGCGCCGCACCCACTCCGGGTCGTAGCGGGAGGCCTTTGGGAAAACGTGTTGTAATTGCTGTGCTGCCATAAGTCCGGGTATCGTTCGTCGCATCGTCTTACGGAGGCGGGCACGCTACAGTTGGGTGCCCAGGCGGGCAATTTCGTCGGAGGGATGGATGTAGACGCCATGCTGGTTCAGGGAGGCCGCCTGCAGCATGGCCTGGGCTACTGTTTCGCCGGCAATGGGTTTATACTTCTTCAGCGGGCCAACCATCAGGTTGCTCAGGGGCAGCATCACTTTGGAGGCGATCTCCTCGCCGGAGCGGGTTTCCTCGCGCTCGCCCAGCAGCAGCGACGGCCGGAAAATATGCACTGTCTCCAGCCCCAGTTGCTGCACATCCTGTTCCATCTGGCCTTTAACCTTGTTATAAAAGATCATGGCATGGGCATTGGCTCCCATGGACGACACTACCAGGAACTGCGTGGCTCCTTTGGCGGCCGTTACCCGGGCCAGCTCTACCACATAAGTATGATCCACTTTATAAAAAGCTTCTTTTGAGCCCGCCTTTTTGATGGTAGTCCCCAAGCAGCAGAACACGTCATCGGCCACCATGTCGGGGGCAGCGGGTTTCAGATCATCAAAGTCAACGACGAGCTGCTCGAGCTTGGGATGAATGAGGGGCAGCTCCCGCCGGCCCACTGAAATAACCTGGCTATACCTGTCGCTTTTGAGCAACAGCTGCAGGCAGTGGCCACCAACCAAGCCGCTTCCACCGGCAATTAAAGCGGTTCGTACTTTTTGCATAAGGAGTTTTGACTTACGCAGAGAGTACGTTTTTAAGGGCTATATAGTCTATAAAGTATAGTAGTTTCACCGAAAAATTGTTGCTCTGCGGTGCCTGCAGGGTATGCGACATATTCTCGAGGTAGCGCGGTACCAATTCGGTTTTGCTGTCCTGGATGGCGTTCTTCCATACGACGCGCAGCTCACTGCCCGGCGCAAAACGCCAGCTGTAAACCAGGTCGATGTTGAAGAGGTTCAGGTTGATATCTTTAAAACCTGCCATGCTGCCGTTGCGCTCGGACGTGACCTGCTGCAACAAACCGTTCTGTGTGAGCTCATAAAACGAGTTGTAAGCTGCCTGCGACCAGTAATGGCGCATGTTCAGCATCAGCCCGGACTTCTCGCTGAAAATGTAAGCGCCCGAGAGCGTAGTGGTGAGCGTGGTTACCTGCCTGTCGCCGAAGATGGTATGGCGGGCGGCATCCTTGCCGGCATAGCCCAGGTCGTGGCGCTCTATACTATAGCTGTTGCCGTTGCTGAGCAGCAGCTTGTCGTTTACCCGGAAACGCGGCGTAAGGCCCAGCCACCACACCGACTGGTTGTAGCGGCGGGAGCGCCACAGGCCTGTGTTGGCATCCAGGGCCAGCCGCTTGCGGTAATCCGTGGAAAAGTTGCTGCTTACCTCAAAGGCGGGAGGCTTAACAAACACCTGCGGAAACGCCCGTGCTTCGTAGTAATCATAGGCATTTTCGGGCCGCACCGACCAGTTTATACCTACCCAGGTAAAATCGCGGAGCTTGGCCCCGGAGCTGCCGCTAAGGCCCCAGCTGGTAAAAGCGCGCGGCGCATACAGCATACTATGGTTCACGCTCAGGCGGTTGTTCCAGTTCAGGAACTTCCAGTAAGGCTGGTAGAGGTTGTAATTAACCTGTGCCGATGTGCTCACCTCGTTGTTGTTCTGCAGGTAGCCCAGGTCGTTAATATCGTAGGTATCCGATTCGGTGGTGTGGCGCAGGCTGTAGAGCAGGTTGCCGCTTATTTTGGCCAAGCTGATGTTGTACTGGTGGCCAAGCGCCACGTCGCCGTTAGTGTCTTTGCCGTAGAGCTGGCTCAGATTGCCGCCTGCTGCCACAGCAAAGGTGTTGGAGCGGTCGGCAAAGCGCACTTGCAGCCCCGACACGTTGGCATCGTACAAGTTGCTGCCGCGGGTTACGTTGGTGTTGGTAAAGGTGATGTAGGAGTTGCGTGGCAGCGTCTGGTCCAGCACAAACACGTTATAGTTGGTAGCCGGGTCGGTCAGGATCTCGCGGGTCTGTCCGGTTATCGAGTCCTGGGCGGTGGCAAACATGTTGCGCGTAATAGCATTGAAAATGCCGATGCCCAGGCCCCGGCGCGTGCGCCCTGATACTTTGGCCGCATTAACCAGGCTGCTCACCAACGGGTTTTCAACCAGGGCTTCACCTGCGTGCAGGCTGTCTGCGGCGGAGTTGTAGAGGATGGGCTTGCCCCCGATGCGGCGCGAGTAGAACAGGTTGGCTTTGTTAAACAGCTCGGTGCCTTCGGTAAAGAACTGCCGGTTCTCGCTATACTTCACCTCGAAAGGACTCAGGTTGAGTACCTTGTTGTCTGATGCGGTCTGCCCGAAATCGGGGATCAGGGTCACGTCCAGGGTAAAGGCGTCGTTGATGCCATACTTAACATCCATGCCGCCGTTTATAGCGTGGCTGGTAATCGGCTTATTTTCGGCATCACCTGAATACGTGCTCACATACCCCGACACGTACGGCGTAAACTGCAGGCGCACCGGCGACCGGAGCCCTTCGATGCCAATGGCGCGGCCTTCCTGGTTCACAAACCCTTCTACTGCATTATCCACATGGTTCCAGAACGATTTCTCGCGGGTGCGCCGGATCACACGCATAAAGTTGAGGCCCCAGGTCTGCACCTGCGCGTCCGGAAAGCGGATAGCTCCGTACGGAATGCGCAGCTCTACCGTCCAGCCATCTTCATTCAGTTTTACCTTACTGGCCCACACGGCATTCCAGTTCCAGTCCTCGCGCCCCTGCGAGAGCTTCATATCTGTTTGCACGCCCGCCGCCGATACCAGGAAGGCAAAGGCATTCTGCTTGTCGTTATACGTGTCGAGGTACACGCCAAACATATCGGCATTGGTCTCGCCCGAATCGCGGTTACCCAGCTGCGTCAGAATCGAATCCGGAGCGGTGTCGTGCAGTTTGGCCCCGATGTACACAGCATCATCGTCGTAGAGCAGGTATACGTCGGTGCGCTGGGCGGAAGGCTTACCGTTGAGCGGGTCGAAGCGGATAAAGTCTTTGGCAGGCTGGGCCTGCTGCCATACTTCGGGCTCAAGTTCGCCGTCCAGCACCGGTGCTGTGGCCGTACGCACAGCGGTGGTGGTTTTATACTTGCCCGCCTGAGCAAAAGAGACAAAGGAAGAAAGGAACGCTACGGCAAAAAGAAAAGGTACTACTTTGGAAAACATACGGTAAGGCCGGGCAGGGGAGCGCCCGGCTAAAATTAAGGTGATCGACTTGGTTTAAGCGTGTGCGGGTGAGAGGACGGGAGTGGGGCGCGCCGGGTGTGGCGGCCCCTAGCGCCTCAGGCGGATGCTGTCTTCGGAAAGCTCGATTTTGCCTTCGCGGTAGAGGCCGCCAATAGCGCGCTTAAAGGTTTTTTTGCTCATGCCCAGCAGCTTGTAAATGTCTTCGGGCGTGCTGCTGTCGGAGAGCGGGAGCCAGCCCGAGCCTTGCTGCAGCAGTTGCAGGATCTTCTCGCCCGCTTCCGACGACTCGCCCAGGGCGGTGGCGCCGGGCTTGCGCAGCGTCACATCTATTTTGTTATCCGGCCGGATCGTTTTTACATAGCCTACTAGCTTATCGCCAAGTTGCAGGTCCCGGAATACCTCATTTTTATAGAGGATGCCCATGTAGGCGTTGTTAATGATCACTTTGATGCCGATCTCGGTAAAGCCAGCTACCAGCAGCTGCACTTCCTCGTTCTCTTTTAGCTGGCTGTCTTCGTTATGTAAATACTTTCCCAGCTTCGAGGTGGCCACTACCCGGTCGGTTGTCTCGTCGAGGTATACATAGACGCAATACTTCTGGCCTACCTGCATTTTGTTTTTCTGGTTGTGCAGCGGCACGAGCAGGTCTTTTTCCAATCCCCAGTCCAGGAACGCGCCAAAAGGAGCGGTGTCGCGGCAGGTGAGGCAGGCAAACTCGCGCACGGTAGCCAGCGGCGTCAGGTTGGTGGCAATTACGCGGTCTTCGGAGTCACGGTACACAAACACCCGCACAAAGTCGCCTACTTTGGCACCCTCCGGCACATATTTGGCAGGCAACAGGATATCGCCGTCTTCAGAAGTGAGGTAAACGCCAAAGTCTACTTCCCGTGCGATCTCCAGTTCGTTGTAATTGCCTAAATCTACCATTGCTGTAAGTATAATATCTGTTAAGGGTGCCCTACAAATCTACTAAAAAGCGCGCGTGGTTAAAAATTGCGGCAACAGATAAAAAAGCGGCCAGCATTATATTTATCGGAAAGTACAACCCGCAGCAGGCGATTAACAGGATCGGGCTTACCTTTGAGCAGGTATAAACGTTTGCGCCTAT from Pontibacter liquoris includes the following:
- a CDS encoding SAM-dependent methyltransferase translates to MAAQQLQHVFPKASRYDPEWVRRHSMGENVLLNLESLTKDLPLKPGMRVLDLGCGKAISSIFLAKEFGVTVWAVDEAISASDNYARICAAGCQQQVIPLEADARALPFAEEYFDAVIVVDSYTYFGTDEKYLPYICRFLKPEGRIAIADVCFTSEIETLDQVPAFLQQDYQHYWYFIHTISWWRKLWEKTGLVQVEVAQALDGAELVRKQYIQDFEHQHKQDPFAKALSLDKQQFISFFKLIGRRTGKTIYLQDYKAESKK
- a CDS encoding oxidoreductase; translation: MQKVRTALIAGGSGLVGGHCLQLLLKSDRYSQVISVGRRELPLIHPKLEQLVVDFDDLKPAAPDMVADDVFCCLGTTIKKAGSKEAFYKVDHTYVVELARVTAAKGATQFLVVSSMGANAHAMIFYNKVKGQMEQDVQQLGLETVHIFRPSLLLGEREETRSGEEIASKVMLPLSNLMVGPLKKYKPIAGETVAQAMLQAASLNQHGVYIHPSDEIARLGTQL
- a CDS encoding DUF5916 domain-containing protein encodes the protein MFSKVVPFLFAVAFLSSFVSFAQAGKYKTTTAVRTATAPVLDGELEPEVWQQAQPAKDFIRFDPLNGKPSAQRTDVYLLYDDDAVYIGAKLHDTAPDSILTQLGNRDSGETNADMFGVYLDTYNDKQNAFAFLVSAAGVQTDMKLSQGREDWNWNAVWASKVKLNEDGWTVELRIPYGAIRFPDAQVQTWGLNFMRVIRRTREKSFWNHVDNAVEGFVNQEGRAIGIEGLRSPVRLQFTPYVSGYVSTYSGDAENKPITSHAINGGMDVKYGINDAFTLDVTLIPDFGQTASDNKVLNLSPFEVKYSENRQFFTEGTELFNKANLFYSRRIGGKPILYNSAADSLHAGEALVENPLVSSLVNAAKVSGRTRRGLGIGIFNAITRNMFATAQDSITGQTREILTDPATNYNVFVLDQTLPRNSYITFTNTNVTRGSNLYDANVSGLQVRFADRSNTFAVAAGGNLSQLYGKDTNGDVALGHQYNISLAKISGNLLYSLRHTTESDTYDINDLGYLQNNNEVSTSAQVNYNLYQPYWKFLNWNNRLSVNHSMLYAPRAFTSWGLSGSSGAKLRDFTWVGINWSVRPENAYDYYEARAFPQVFVKPPAFEVSSNFSTDYRKRLALDANTGLWRSRRYNQSVWWLGLTPRFRVNDKLLLSNGNSYSIERHDLGYAGKDAARHTIFGDRQVTTLTTTLSGAYIFSEKSGLMLNMRHYWSQAAYNSFYELTQNGLLQQVTSERNGSMAGFKDINLNLFNIDLVYSWRFAPGSELRVVWKNAIQDSKTELVPRYLENMSHTLQAPQSNNFSVKLLYFIDYIALKNVLSA
- a CDS encoding CvfB family protein; the encoded protein is MVDLGNYNELEIAREVDFGVYLTSEDGDILLPAKYVPEGAKVGDFVRVFVYRDSEDRVIATNLTPLATVREFACLTCRDTAPFGAFLDWGLEKDLLVPLHNQKNKMQVGQKYCVYVYLDETTDRVVATSKLGKYLHNEDSQLKENEEVQLLVAGFTEIGIKVIINNAYMGILYKNEVFRDLQLGDKLVGYVKTIRPDNKIDVTLRKPGATALGESSEAGEKILQLLQQGSGWLPLSDSSTPEDIYKLLGMSKKTFKRAIGGLYREGKIELSEDSIRLRR